AAGAAGAGCGGAACGATTCACTCCCTTCCCAGCCGCCAAAGGCGGCGTGCGGGAGGGGGTGAGATCTTCTTGTCACGTTCACGTCTCTGCGACAGATTGGAAACAATCCAAATCGGACTTGAAGCGCCGATCTAGGCGTCTATAACTTGCCTGCCGCCCGGTCAGGCTGGCCCATTTGTCATCGTCGATCGATTCTTTCGGAGGGGAAGTATGGGAAAGAAGGGCGAGATGCCGATCGAGATCGGCATCGCGGAGAAGGATCGAAAGAAGATCGCCGACGGCCTGTCGAATCTGCTGGCCGACAGCTACACGCTCTATCTCAAGACCCACAATTTTCATTGGAACGTGACCGGTCCGATGTTCAATACGCTGCATCTCATGTTCGAGGCGCAGTACACCGAGCTCGCCCTCGCGGTCGATCTCATCGCCGAGCGGATCCGTGCGCTGGGTCATCCCGCGCCTGGCAGCTACAAGGCCTATTCCAAGCTCTCGTCCATCAAGGAAGCGGACGGCGTGCCCGACGCCGAGGAAATGATTCGTCAGCTGGTCGCCGGCCAGGAGGCCGTCACCCGCACCGCGCGCAGCGTGTTCCCGGTCGTCGACAAGGCGCATGACGAGCCGACCGCCGATCTGCTGACCCAGCGCATGCAGGTCCATGAGAAGAACGCCTGGATGCTGCGCAGCCTGCTGGATTGAAGCGGGCGCTTCTATAGTGGTCATCCCCGCGAAAGCGGGGACCCATCTTTAAGCTTAGTGCGCTGGATCAAAATGGGTCCCCGCTTTCGCGGGGATGACATTTGGGGGCTGGGTGAGGGTGCTCTCGCACGGCTCGCACCGCGCCCCTCACCCTCCCACCGCTACGCGGTGGGGCCCTCCCCACAATGTGGGGAGAGGTTTGGTTTTTGAGGATGGCGCTCCCTTTTCGACCCTCGCATGGACCTCACCCTTTCTTGACTTGAGCGGAGCGGAGGCCGGGCTTAGGTCTGTGGGACGTCGAGAGCCAACAGAGGAGCGTCACCATGCTGATTCGGACCCGACGGAGCTGGGAATTGCCGGAACGGACGGCGACGCCGGAAGCGGTCTTTCGCGATCGCCGGCGCCTGGTCGCCGGTCTGGCGCTGGGACCGATCCTGCTGGCGGGCGCCGGCATGGCAGGCCTCCGGCCGGCCCGGGCCGAGGCCATGGCCGATCCCTCGGCCAAGCTCTACCCGTTCCCGCATAACGACAATTACAAGCTCGACCGTCCGCTCACCGCCGAGAAATGGGCGACGAGCTGGAACAATTTCTACGAGTTCAACGAC
The nucleotide sequence above comes from Hypericibacter terrae. Encoded proteins:
- a CDS encoding Dps family protein; the protein is MGKKGEMPIEIGIAEKDRKKIADGLSNLLADSYTLYLKTHNFHWNVTGPMFNTLHLMFEAQYTELALAVDLIAERIRALGHPAPGSYKAYSKLSSIKEADGVPDAEEMIRQLVAGQEAVTRTARSVFPVVDKAHDEPTADLLTQRMQVHEKNAWMLRSLLD